Proteins encoded in a region of the Oryctolagus cuniculus chromosome 10, mOryCun1.1, whole genome shotgun sequence genome:
- the IMPACT gene encoding protein IMPACT — MAEGDAGSDQRQNEEIEAMAAIYGEEWCVIDDCAKIFCIRISDDIDDPKWTLCLQVMLPNEYPGTAPPIYQLNAPWLKGQERADLSNSLEEIYIQNIGESILYLWVEKIRDVLIEKSQMTEPGPEVKKKTEEVVVECEDDPIVPPQPENSAKAVDVRVREKPREVEEIPPIDHGVPITDRRSTFQAHLAPVVCPEQVKMVLSKLYENKKISSATHNIYAYRIYCEDKQTFLQDSEDDGETAAGGRLLHLMEILNVRNVLVVVSRWYGGILLGPDRFKHINNCARNILVEKNYTSSPEESSKALGKNKKMKNKKRNEH; from the exons ATGGCTGAGGGGGACGCAGGGAGCGACCAGAGGCAG AATGAGGAAATTGAAGCAATGGCAGCCATTTATGGGGAGGAATGGTGTGTCATTGATGACTGTGccaaaatattttgtattagGATTAGCGACGATATAGATGACCCCAAATGGACCCTTTGCTTgcag GTGATGCTACCGAATGAATACCCAGGTACAGCTCCACCTATTTACCAACTGAA TGCTCCTTGGCTTAAAGGGCAAGAACGTGCAGACTTATCGAACAGCCTTGAGGAAATATATAT ACAGAATATTGGTGAAAGTATTCTTTACTTGTGGGTGGAGAAAATAAGAGATGTTCTAATAGAAAAATCTCAGATGACAGAACCAG GCCCTGAAGTAAAGAAGAAGACTGAAGAGGTGGTTGTTGAATGTGAAGATGATCCCATCGTACCACCTCAGCCAGAAAATTCAGCTAAAGCAGTGGATGTTCGTGTCAGAGAAAAGCCAAGAG aagTAGAAGAAATACCTCCAATTGATCATGGCGTTCCCATTACAGACCGAAGAAGTACTTTTCAGGCACACTTGGCTCCGGTGGTTTGCCCCGAACAG GTGAAAATGGTTCTTTCCAAATtgtatgaaaataagaaaatatctagTGCCACTCACAACATCTATGCCTACAG AATATATTGTGAGGATAAGCAGACCTTTCTGCAGGACTCCGAGGATGATGGGGAGACTGCTGCAGGTGGGCGTCTTCTTCACCTCATGGAG ATTTTAAATGTGAGGAATGTCCTGGTGGTAGTATCCCGCTGGTATGGAGGGATTCTGCTAGGACCGGATCGCTTTAAACATATCAACAACTGTGCCAGAAACATACTAGTGGAGAAGAACTATACCAGTTCACCA gaagaaTCATCTAAGGCTTtgggaaagaacaaaaaaatgaaaaacaagaagaggaatgAGCATTAA